A genomic segment from Parolsenella catena encodes:
- a CDS encoding NAD(P)-dependent oxidoreductase, with amino-acid sequence MGQDTSGVSIAITNTNSFGYAIPEHMERLGKLGPVRRVSVPGDCRGRELAEAVGDANIIITSGTPQFDREFFECKPEMKLVARDGLGFNNVDVEAARERGCFVTKVEKSVEREAVAECAVCEMIDLIRKIWLGIRAAESNRWLDRGQFVGFELRNRTVGIVGCGNIGSRVAEILHHGFGARVIANDPVADEAWAQKNGVEYVDLDTLVAESDVITLHATLNPTSFHLVDEKFLAGIKPGTYLVNTARGDILDQSAVVDALTSGRLAGLAIDATSVEPPASDDPFLNNPRVLITPHIGAYTVEALKGMGDICVGNAELVARGERPEHIVWEE; translated from the coding sequence ATGGGGCAGGATACGAGCGGTGTGAGCATTGCGATCACCAACACGAATTCTTTTGGCTATGCCATCCCCGAGCACATGGAGCGACTCGGGAAGCTCGGGCCCGTGAGGCGCGTAAGCGTGCCTGGCGACTGTCGGGGTAGGGAGCTCGCCGAGGCGGTTGGCGATGCGAATATCATCATCACTTCTGGAACGCCTCAGTTCGACAGGGAGTTCTTTGAGTGCAAGCCGGAGATGAAGCTCGTTGCTCGCGACGGTCTTGGTTTCAACAACGTTGACGTTGAGGCGGCGCGGGAGCGTGGATGCTTTGTCACAAAGGTCGAGAAGTCTGTGGAGCGAGAGGCCGTGGCCGAGTGCGCCGTTTGCGAAATGATTGATCTGATTCGCAAAATCTGGCTTGGCATTCGCGCGGCCGAATCTAACAGATGGCTTGACCGTGGCCAGTTCGTTGGATTTGAACTCCGTAACCGAACGGTTGGTATTGTTGGCTGCGGTAATATTGGCAGTCGCGTTGCGGAGATTCTCCACCATGGATTTGGTGCGCGAGTAATTGCCAACGATCCCGTGGCGGATGAGGCGTGGGCCCAGAAGAACGGCGTCGAGTATGTAGATCTGGACACGCTCGTTGCCGAGTCTGACGTCATTACGCTCCATGCAACCCTTAACCCAACGTCTTTCCACCTTGTTGATGAGAAGTTTCTTGCTGGAATAAAGCCGGGGACCTATCTCGTTAACACGGCGCGTGGCGACATACTCGACCAGTCTGCCGTAGTTGACGCGCTGACGAGCGGAAGGCTCGCGGGACTCGCAATCGACGCCACAAGCGTTGAGCCCCCTGCTTCCGACGATCCGTTCCTCAATAATCCCCGCGTTCTAATCACGCCGCATATCGGGGCCTATACGGTAGAGGCGCTGAAAGGTATGGGCGACATCTGTGTCGGCAATGCCGAGCTTGTGGCTAGGGGCGAGAGGCCAGAGCATATCGTCTGGGAAGAGTAA
- a CDS encoding transglutaminase domain-containing protein, protein MRKRLFGIIAALFVAIAGVCAFASPAFAGEGGHAHVESETAGDITLAVSYNDPVAGQPLTLHVSASGGSGQYKYYMSAPFYFDTDGSYDSVMDPAHMPGCTGVQAETDYQFTPMASGAYQFQFQVMDMANTGLYLRKTVSVKVSDSNYPSVSNRVAKAVAQCNAETDGSEYEKALWLHDWLLEQLEYDNSLTWSSAESALCRGTGTCQAYEEAYSKLLATAGIENEETRDAGDGHTWNAVKIDDEWCQVDCTWDDTSDNWYGFDQRHLYFGLNDDLMAIAHGKWKGSDGSTYGAHETTLANNYFVRNGEAQKWADAYAPEIQQHLDAKETSFSVAATNANDSESISGIINGIVASELNEMRWETSSSEVDVRFEASAAAFSVSASYRPKGFTSGHPGWNLDNGTWYYCDSTGQACRGWAYVNGSWYYLDLSTGAMKTGWLDDGGARYYLDPSGAMKTGWQSVSGQWFYLEPSGAMVTGWKWLGNWYYLGASGAMASGWLDLNGAWYYLNQSGAMQTGWLSYCGSWYFLDSSGLMQTGWISTGGAWYHMEGSGAMQTGWQLVGGTWYYFFGNGSMAKGWQVIGGTWYYFYDSGPMASNAWVGNYYLSGSGAMATNQWIGPYYVGSDGAWIPGYGQGPYYRVGNSDVYHNHWCRTMGSVSNYQTYPTLQSVLASGAKRQCRNCAQMD, encoded by the coding sequence ATGAGAAAGCGACTCTTCGGGATAATTGCCGCTCTGTTTGTGGCAATTGCTGGGGTTTGCGCCTTTGCAAGTCCGGCGTTTGCTGGAGAAGGCGGCCATGCGCATGTCGAGTCAGAGACGGCAGGGGACATCACTCTTGCGGTCTCGTATAACGATCCCGTAGCGGGGCAGCCCTTGACACTCCACGTCTCAGCGAGCGGCGGGAGCGGCCAGTACAAGTACTACATGTCCGCGCCGTTTTATTTCGACACTGATGGAAGCTACGACTCTGTCATGGACCCGGCTCACATGCCTGGCTGTACGGGAGTTCAGGCCGAGACGGACTATCAGTTCACGCCGATGGCCTCTGGAGCCTACCAGTTCCAGTTCCAGGTCATGGACATGGCGAACACGGGCCTGTATCTTCGCAAGACCGTGTCTGTAAAGGTCTCCGATTCGAACTATCCTTCAGTCTCTAATCGTGTTGCCAAGGCCGTTGCGCAGTGCAATGCCGAGACCGATGGCTCCGAGTACGAGAAGGCTCTCTGGCTCCATGACTGGCTGCTTGAGCAGCTGGAATATGACAATTCCTTGACGTGGAGCAGCGCCGAGAGTGCGCTTTGCCGAGGGACGGGTACGTGCCAGGCGTATGAGGAGGCCTATTCCAAGCTTCTTGCGACTGCAGGCATCGAGAATGAGGAGACCCGCGATGCCGGTGACGGCCATACCTGGAACGCCGTGAAGATTGATGACGAGTGGTGCCAGGTCGATTGCACGTGGGATGACACGAGCGATAACTGGTATGGCTTTGACCAAAGGCATCTCTACTTTGGCCTGAACGATGATCTTATGGCCATTGCGCATGGCAAATGGAAGGGCTCGGATGGCTCCACGTATGGAGCCCACGAGACGACGCTTGCGAATAACTACTTCGTGCGTAACGGTGAGGCCCAGAAGTGGGCGGACGCCTATGCACCGGAGATTCAGCAGCATCTTGATGCGAAGGAGACCTCGTTTAGCGTTGCCGCTACAAATGCAAACGATTCAGAGAGTATCTCGGGAATCATCAACGGGATCGTGGCTAGCGAGCTCAATGAAATGAGGTGGGAAACGAGTTCCAGTGAAGTTGACGTTAGATTTGAAGCAAGTGCAGCTGCGTTTAGTGTAAGCGCGTCATATCGCCCCAAAGGCTTTACCTCGGGTCACCCCGGATGGAATCTAGATAACGGGACTTGGTATTATTGCGACTCTACCGGCCAGGCCTGTCGAGGATGGGCTTATGTCAATGGAAGCTGGTACTACCTCGACCTGTCGACCGGAGCCATGAAGACCGGATGGCTTGATGATGGTGGGGCTCGCTACTACCTCGACCCGTCTGGAGCGATGAAAACGGGCTGGCAGTCTGTCTCTGGGCAGTGGTTCTATCTCGAGCCGTCCGGCGCGATGGTCACCGGCTGGAAGTGGCTTGGGAATTGGTACTACTTGGGAGCCAGTGGGGCCATGGCTTCCGGATGGCTGGATCTCAATGGTGCTTGGTATTATCTGAACCAATCCGGAGCTATGCAGACTGGGTGGCTTTCATATTGCGGAAGCTGGTACTTCCTGGACTCTTCTGGTCTCATGCAGACTGGGTGGATTAGCACGGGTGGAGCCTGGTATCACATGGAAGGCTCCGGCGCTATGCAAACCGGCTGGCAGCTCGTTGGTGGCACGTGGTATTACTTCTTTGGCAATGGCTCGATGGCCAAGGGCTGGCAGGTTATCGGTGGCACCTGGTATTACTTCTACGACTCGGGGCCCATGGCTTCTAATGCTTGGGTGGGGAACTACTATCTTTCTGGCTCCGGGGCAATGGCGACCAATCAATGGATTGGGCCCTACTATGTAGGCTCTGACGGTGCCTGGATTCCGGGCTATGGGCAAGGACCTTATTATCGAGTTGGAAACAGCGATGTCTATCACAATCACTGGTGCAGGACCATGGGATCTGTATCGAACTATCAAACGTATCCGACGCTTCAATCGGTGCTAGCATCTGGCGCGAAGCGGCAGTGTAGAAACTGCGCTCAGATGGACTAA
- a CDS encoding iron-containing alcohol dehydrogenase encodes MDLSSRDSAIKFGMGRYRQASGLLEQLGDELSRFGNKALVIAGERSWGAVRDRLVPVFEESKIETSLVIWKGACCAEGARELSDRAAEIDAKQIIGIGGGKIIDLAKATAELGGVGATLIPTNVAQCAPGACTSVMYTPDGAKDVTWRYGHEVNGCYIDLDVIAQCPPRYLAAGIVDAMAKKIEILNGRPDLELVSTDIDLYTAYNLACYTYDVLDSRWQQAIEDNRAGRVTKALEDVVFAAVPVTGVISNTTRGYNQTQIAHVIYDGVRTLFTEEAKQSLHGEIVAVGLFCQLYFNGLEKEEDGLKNMLRSMEMPLTLSDLGIDPKEENLEALERYIAGSRHFNSEDPIARKRLHCAMLEMI; translated from the coding sequence ATGGATTTGTCTTCGCGGGACTCGGCAATTAAGTTTGGTATGGGTCGGTACAGGCAGGCGTCAGGCCTGTTGGAGCAGCTTGGAGATGAGTTGTCTCGCTTTGGCAATAAGGCTCTTGTGATTGCTGGCGAGCGCTCATGGGGAGCTGTGAGAGACCGTCTTGTTCCCGTGTTTGAAGAGTCAAAAATCGAAACAAGCCTTGTGATCTGGAAGGGTGCCTGTTGCGCCGAGGGAGCCAGGGAACTCAGCGACAGGGCGGCAGAAATTGACGCAAAACAAATCATTGGCATTGGCGGCGGCAAGATAATCGATCTCGCTAAGGCTACTGCGGAGCTGGGTGGTGTTGGCGCAACGCTCATTCCCACCAACGTTGCCCAGTGCGCACCGGGGGCATGTACGAGCGTAATGTACACACCAGATGGAGCCAAGGATGTTACATGGCGCTATGGACATGAGGTCAACGGGTGCTACATAGATCTCGATGTGATTGCCCAATGTCCGCCCCGGTATCTTGCTGCCGGGATTGTCGATGCAATGGCCAAGAAGATCGAGATACTGAACGGCAGGCCAGACCTTGAGCTGGTGTCAACGGATATTGATTTATATACCGCGTATAACCTTGCGTGCTACACCTATGACGTTCTTGATAGCCGCTGGCAGCAGGCTATTGAGGACAACAGGGCTGGCCGGGTAACTAAGGCCCTGGAAGATGTTGTGTTTGCCGCGGTGCCCGTTACCGGCGTTATCTCTAACACTACGAGGGGATATAACCAAACTCAGATTGCCCATGTGATATATGACGGAGTGCGAACGCTCTTTACCGAAGAGGCGAAGCAATCTCTTCACGGGGAGATCGTTGCCGTTGGCCTGTTCTGCCAACTGTATTTCAATGGGCTTGAGAAAGAAGAGGATGGCCTGAAGAACATGCTGAGAAGCATGGAAATGCCGCTCACGCTTTCGGATTTGGGCATTGATCCCAAGGAGGAGAACCTCGAAGCGCTTGAGCGCTATATTGCTGGCTCGCGCCATTTCAATAGCGAGGACCCGATTGCTAGGAAGAGGCTTCACTGCGCGATGCTCGAAATGATTTAG
- a CDS encoding glycosyltransferase family 2 protein codes for MTSIETTNVPNRAESRVLAIVPAYNEEESLVATIEELQRVAPDIDYVVVNDGSRDGTLALCKASGFNYVSHPTNLGLTGGVQTGMKYALRHGYDMAIQFDADGQHNPAYIASLVADMESTGADIVVGSRFVTEEKPKSLRMLGSNLISGMIKLTTGKRIMDPTSGMRLYNARAVKLFATEDWLSPEPDTLACLIRRGFKVDEVQVSMRERSAGESYLNLSRSISYMANTCMSILFSQWFRS; via the coding sequence ATGACATCTATTGAAACAACGAACGTTCCGAATCGGGCTGAGTCGCGTGTCCTTGCCATTGTCCCCGCGTATAACGAGGAGGAGTCGCTCGTCGCGACTATCGAAGAGCTTCAGCGAGTTGCTCCCGATATCGACTACGTTGTCGTCAACGATGGCTCGCGCGACGGTACGTTGGCTCTATGTAAGGCTAGCGGCTTCAACTATGTGAGTCATCCTACCAACCTTGGTCTTACGGGTGGCGTTCAGACAGGCATGAAGTATGCGCTTCGCCATGGTTACGACATGGCGATTCAGTTCGATGCGGACGGCCAGCATAATCCTGCCTACATTGCCTCGCTTGTTGCCGACATGGAGTCAACGGGCGCGGACATCGTCGTGGGTTCTCGCTTCGTGACCGAGGAGAAGCCAAAGAGTCTGCGCATGTTGGGCTCCAACCTCATCTCCGGCATGATCAAGCTCACCACGGGCAAGCGCATCATGGATCCCACCTCTGGTATGAGGCTCTACAATGCGCGCGCCGTCAAGCTGTTTGCCACCGAGGACTGGCTTTCACCAGAGCCCGATACCCTGGCCTGCCTCATTAGGAGGGGCTTCAAGGTCGACGAGGTGCAGGTGAGTATGCGCGAGCGTTCGGCGGGGGAGAGCTACCTCAATCTCTCGCGCTCGATTAGCTATATGGCCAACACCTGTATGTCAATCCTCTTCTCCCAGTGGTTTAGGAGCTAG
- a CDS encoding glycosyltransferase family A protein, with product MFSASDHAFALYTYGKSPYLGECVESLLSQTTKSHILISTSTPNESISSTASKYGVKLFINSGKPGIAHDWNCAIEHCETPLITIAHQDDLYEFRYTERMLDKVNSSARPLIFFSGHGELRPEGKVTSNKLLNIKRTLLKPLEGGRLNSSRLVRRRCLSLGSPICCPAVTYVMPNLNKPMFVEGFKSDLDWQAWEKFSRTEGSFAYDPEVLMWHRIHGGSETSALIKDNTRTREDLAMLSLFWPKPVAKFINHFYAAGQKSNG from the coding sequence TTGTTCTCAGCTTCCGATCACGCGTTCGCCCTCTATACCTACGGAAAATCTCCCTATCTCGGTGAGTGCGTCGAATCCCTCTTGAGCCAAACGACTAAGTCGCACATCCTCATCTCAACCTCAACGCCAAACGAGAGCATCTCCTCCACGGCAAGCAAGTACGGTGTCAAGCTCTTCATTAATTCGGGCAAACCGGGAATTGCTCATGACTGGAATTGCGCGATTGAACACTGCGAGACCCCGCTCATCACCATTGCCCACCAGGATGATCTCTACGAGTTCCGTTATACGGAGCGAATGCTCGACAAAGTAAACAGCTCGGCAAGACCGCTCATCTTCTTCTCCGGCCATGGCGAGCTTCGCCCCGAGGGCAAGGTTACCAGCAACAAGCTTCTTAACATTAAGCGCACGCTGCTTAAGCCCCTCGAAGGCGGTCGGCTTAACAGCTCGAGGCTAGTCCGCAGACGCTGTCTCTCGCTTGGTTCGCCCATCTGCTGCCCTGCCGTAACTTACGTCATGCCCAACCTCAATAAGCCCATGTTTGTGGAAGGTTTTAAGTCTGACCTCGACTGGCAAGCTTGGGAGAAGTTCTCGCGCACGGAGGGCTCGTTTGCCTACGACCCCGAGGTTCTCATGTGGCACAGAATTCATGGCGGTTCCGAGACATCGGCCCTCATCAAGGACAACACGAGAACCAGGGAAGACCTGGCCATGCTCTCCCTCTTCTGGCCCAAGCCCGTTGCCAAGTTCATCAATCATTTCTACGCAGCGGGGCAGAAGAGCAACGGGTAG
- a CDS encoding phosphoglycerate dehydrogenase: MQNASFKVVSFAATFGVFTTEPKQRLEDAGCEVKIIKHSRVLTDAEKIGCARDADAVILGGNGMSRRVINALPKLKVIAQHGRGIDGIDYKAATDKGVMVVNTPGVNIEETADLTFGLILDLERHITQMNNDLKAGVWEKRAGHSLYGKTIGIIGVGDIGLAVARRAMGFGMDILGNDIRQRPDAAKTGLMFTGLNDLLKRSDIVTIHTPLTASTTNLIGAKELRMMREDAILVNTSRWGIIRKEALEKALQSGQLMGYATDVHEQEPGPAPSFADLPNVLVTPHAGSATYETNLRMGMTVADNIIAVKNGVTPPNLVTPVSLIFG; this comes from the coding sequence ATGCAAAACGCCTCCTTCAAAGTCGTCTCTTTCGCCGCAACGTTTGGCGTCTTTACGACGGAGCCAAAACAACGGCTTGAAGATGCCGGCTGCGAGGTAAAGATCATTAAGCATAGTCGCGTGCTGACCGATGCCGAGAAGATTGGCTGCGCAAGGGATGCCGATGCCGTCATTCTTGGCGGCAATGGCATGTCGAGACGCGTGATTAACGCCCTGCCAAAGCTGAAGGTCATTGCTCAGCACGGTCGTGGCATAGATGGCATTGACTACAAGGCGGCAACAGACAAGGGCGTCATGGTTGTTAACACCCCTGGGGTCAACATCGAGGAGACGGCTGATCTCACGTTTGGTCTCATCCTTGATCTTGAGCGGCACATTACCCAGATGAACAATGACCTCAAGGCAGGCGTCTGGGAAAAGCGCGCCGGGCATAGCCTATACGGCAAGACGATTGGCATCATTGGCGTGGGCGACATTGGCCTTGCCGTTGCGCGGCGTGCGATGGGCTTTGGCATGGATATCCTGGGCAACGACATTCGTCAGCGTCCCGATGCGGCAAAGACGGGGCTGATGTTCACGGGTTTGAACGATTTGCTTAAGCGAAGCGATATCGTGACTATTCATACGCCGCTTACTGCATCAACCACCAACCTGATTGGCGCCAAAGAGTTAAGGATGATGCGAGAAGACGCAATTCTTGTTAACACCTCGCGCTGGGGAATCATCAGAAAAGAAGCCCTGGAAAAGGCGTTGCAATCTGGCCAACTAATGGGATATGCGACCGATGTGCACGAGCAGGAGCCGGGGCCCGCTCCGTCATTTGCTGATTTGCCGAACGTCCTTGTTACGCCCCATGCCGGATCGGCTACGTACGAGACAAACCTGCGAATGGGCATGACGGTTGCCGACAACATCATTGCGGTCAAGAATGGCGTGACGCCACCAAATCTGGTCACACCTGTTTCATTGATATTTGGGTAG
- a CDS encoding UxaA family hydrolase — MNKRALLMNEKDNVITVIDAVQSGDVITVTRKDGTVVGDLKALEAADRYHKLAYLDLEPGDLVTKYGQTIGRATCAIRRGEYVHVHNIESVKTND, encoded by the coding sequence ATGAATAAGCGCGCCTTGCTTATGAACGAGAAGGACAACGTCATCACGGTTATCGACGCCGTCCAGAGCGGTGACGTGATTACGGTTACGCGCAAGGACGGAACCGTCGTGGGCGACCTGAAGGCGCTCGAGGCGGCTGACCGCTATCACAAGCTGGCTTATTTGGATTTGGAGCCGGGCGATCTTGTAACTAAGTATGGCCAAACCATCGGGCGCGCCACTTGCGCAATTAGGCGTGGGGAGTATGTGCACGTCCACAACATCGAGAGCGTAAAGACCAATGATTAG
- a CDS encoding DUF2304 domain-containing protein, whose amino-acid sequence MTGNLRIFLLIGAALLLVLVARKIKKSQFDTHDTFFWLGLSALLILAAAFPQLVYVIADLLGFQSASNFVFLAVIAILLWRLFRLQENVVTLRRKLTTLAQEIALKDIK is encoded by the coding sequence ATGACGGGAAACCTTCGCATTTTTCTTCTTATTGGTGCCGCGCTGCTTCTCGTTCTGGTGGCACGAAAGATCAAGAAGTCTCAGTTCGACACGCATGACACGTTCTTTTGGCTGGGGCTTTCGGCCCTGCTGATCCTTGCGGCGGCCTTTCCTCAGCTTGTGTATGTGATAGCTGACCTCCTAGGCTTTCAGTCGGCCTCGAACTTCGTGTTCCTTGCCGTTATCGCAATCCTGCTGTGGAGGCTGTTTAGGCTTCAGGAGAATGTCGTTACTCTTCGTAGAAAGCTGACGACGTTGGCGCAGGAGATTGCTCTTAAAGATATTAAATAG
- a CDS encoding VgrG-related protein: MMNSKAAFFLKHLPALLVLTLFLAAPVSARADTLSDLYGTTHDRSEVIEAGEADDPNAEPDDLSDNDVQTYSLDDSSDIALYSEQTQSVSPRYVSSEMLYFCKWESGQNYNQGLSWGDGYHAMGYFQFDNRHDLGSFLKAVYDYNPSKYSALAIIGSRYNWDVDGETRSGGSFTQLGNDLNQAWHGAYAADSSEFSALQNDWAYTQYFDGPVGIRGSLRAMGINIDNRSDSVKSLVWGMANLFGQGGGSTYVSRGLYYGANWFIKNSGVNGAMDDGQFVETLCDYVINNVARRYPSQPEYWQGWQNRYKDEKAHYLSVIRRWVYESGTWYLETVSGGVRAKGWAYVNGSWYYLDPNSGAMRTGWVLVDGYWYWLDSSGAMKTGWLLLGGTWYWLNSSGVMATGWQIIGSSWYWFNPSSGAMTASRTLIDGLWSDFASGGSWIGYSSGWDTRDGAKYWLENGSRAAGWRQISGNWYWFDQSGKAAINGTVSFGSSAYAFDSDGRMGEAGWCFANGTWYLASESGVLVNGWQRVGGVWYWLDRSTYAMKTGWCLLGSTWYHLSSSGSMDTGWLLDGNAWYWLEPSNGDMKTGWQYIGGVWYYLTPNGGAMQTGWILDGKTWYFLDGSGAMQSSRWVGNYYLLSSGAMATSQWIGPYYVDSSGRWVPGA; encoded by the coding sequence ATGATGAATAGTAAGGCTGCTTTTTTCCTCAAGCACCTGCCAGCGCTGCTTGTTCTTACCCTCTTCCTTGCAGCCCCTGTCAGCGCCAGGGCAGACACCCTATCTGACCTCTATGGAACGACACACGACCGCAGCGAGGTTATTGAAGCCGGCGAGGCCGATGACCCCAATGCCGAGCCGGACGATTTATCAGATAATGATGTCCAGACCTATTCGCTGGACGACAGCTCTGACATCGCTTTGTATAGCGAGCAAACCCAGTCCGTCTCGCCACGGTACGTTTCATCCGAGATGCTCTACTTTTGCAAATGGGAGAGCGGGCAAAACTATAACCAGGGCCTTAGCTGGGGCGATGGATACCATGCAATGGGCTACTTCCAGTTTGACAACCGCCATGACCTTGGTTCATTCCTAAAGGCAGTCTATGACTATAATCCGTCTAAATACTCAGCGCTTGCAATCATAGGGAGCCGCTATAACTGGGACGTGGACGGTGAAACGCGTAGTGGCGGCTCCTTCACGCAACTCGGCAATGACCTCAATCAGGCCTGGCATGGCGCCTATGCCGCAGATTCCAGCGAGTTCTCGGCACTTCAAAATGATTGGGCCTACACGCAGTACTTTGACGGACCTGTCGGCATTCGCGGAAGCCTGCGAGCAATGGGGATCAATATCGACAACCGCTCAGACAGCGTGAAGAGCCTCGTATGGGGCATGGCAAATCTGTTTGGGCAAGGTGGGGGCAGCACCTACGTTTCCCGCGGACTCTACTATGGTGCCAATTGGTTCATCAAGAACTCCGGCGTCAACGGCGCTATGGATGATGGGCAATTTGTTGAAACGCTCTGCGATTACGTTATCAATAATGTCGCCCGACGCTATCCGTCTCAGCCTGAGTACTGGCAGGGTTGGCAGAATCGCTATAAGGATGAAAAGGCCCATTACCTCTCCGTAATCAGACGATGGGTTTACGAAAGCGGAACCTGGTACCTTGAGACTGTGTCCGGAGGAGTTAGAGCCAAGGGCTGGGCATACGTCAATGGCTCCTGGTATTACCTCGATCCCAATTCGGGCGCCATGAGAACTGGATGGGTCCTTGTTGATGGCTACTGGTACTGGTTGGATTCTTCCGGTGCCATGAAGACGGGTTGGCTACTTCTTGGAGGAACATGGTACTGGCTGAACAGCTCTGGAGTCATGGCCACCGGATGGCAGATCATCGGTAGCTCCTGGTACTGGTTCAACCCCTCTTCTGGCGCCATGACCGCATCGAGGACCCTTATCGACGGGCTCTGGTCAGACTTCGCAAGCGGCGGCTCGTGGATTGGGTATTCCTCTGGCTGGGATACGAGAGATGGGGCCAAGTACTGGCTGGAAAACGGCTCAAGAGCAGCCGGCTGGCGTCAGATAAGCGGCAATTGGTATTGGTTCGATCAGAGCGGCAAGGCTGCAATTAACGGGACCGTCTCCTTCGGTTCATCGGCTTACGCGTTTGATAGCGACGGTCGCATGGGAGAGGCGGGGTGGTGTTTTGCAAATGGCACTTGGTATCTCGCATCAGAATCCGGCGTGCTCGTAAATGGCTGGCAGCGAGTCGGAGGTGTTTGGTATTGGCTTGACAGATCAACTTATGCCATGAAGACAGGCTGGTGTCTCCTTGGGAGCACCTGGTACCATCTCTCCTCTTCCGGCTCTATGGACACCGGCTGGCTCCTCGATGGCAACGCCTGGTATTGGCTAGAGCCCTCGAATGGTGACATGAAAACTGGGTGGCAGTACATCGGAGGAGTTTGGTATTACCTCACCCCCAACGGAGGAGCCATGCAAACGGGCTGGATCCTTGATGGGAAGACCTGGTACTTCCTTGATGGCAGCGGCGCTATGCAATCTTCACGTTGGGTTGGCAACTACTACCTTCTTTCCAGCGGCGCCATGGCAACAAGCCAGTGGATAGGTCCCTATTACGTTGACAGCAGCGGGCGCTGGGTACCTGGGGCATAG
- a CDS encoding UxaA family hydrolase produces the protein MISGFVRPDGKVGIRNKVLILSTVGCANNTVKRIAAQVEGTVALPNVKGCGQIGKGIDIMRRCLANVTQNPNVYGTIIVGLGCETTKPHELAEHVRSLSDKPVEVFTIQELGGTPKAIAYGVALARKMVAEAGLVPRVPVEPSKIVLATNCGGSDATSGLAANPTVGACSDILISKGGTVMLGETTELIGTEHLLGERAKDDKVRNDIYTIVQDLEHQFIANGIDVRGANPTPGNMKGGLSTLEEKALGGISKGGSGPINQVVGYGEIPSENGLVIMDTPGYDIESVSGMAVGGAQVCIFTSGRGNPVGNALIPVIKVTGNPETYESMKDNTDLDTSGVIDGSDTIDSLGEKLYGILEDVCNGMPCKSEAYGFDDFAVYHNEEIWCTCDLS, from the coding sequence ATGATTAGCGGATTTGTTAGGCCTGACGGCAAGGTCGGAATTCGAAACAAGGTTCTAATCCTGTCAACTGTTGGCTGCGCAAACAACACTGTCAAGAGGATTGCCGCACAGGTCGAGGGGACGGTTGCTCTTCCCAACGTTAAGGGTTGCGGACAGATTGGCAAAGGCATCGATATCATGCGCCGCTGCCTTGCCAACGTTACCCAGAACCCGAATGTCTATGGCACGATCATTGTGGGCTTGGGCTGCGAGACGACTAAGCCGCACGAGCTGGCTGAGCATGTTCGTTCGCTTTCTGACAAGCCCGTGGAAGTGTTTACCATCCAGGAGCTTGGAGGTACGCCCAAGGCAATTGCCTACGGCGTTGCGCTCGCCCGGAAGATGGTTGCCGAGGCGGGGCTTGTGCCTCGCGTCCCTGTTGAGCCCTCCAAGATTGTTCTCGCTACCAATTGCGGTGGGTCTGACGCCACGAGTGGCCTCGCCGCCAATCCAACCGTTGGCGCCTGCTCTGACATCCTGATTTCCAAGGGCGGAACGGTGATGCTGGGAGAGACTACTGAGCTCATTGGTACCGAGCACCTGCTTGGCGAGCGTGCAAAGGACGATAAGGTCAGGAACGACATCTACACGATTGTTCAAGACCTCGAGCATCAATTTATTGCCAACGGTATTGACGTCCGTGGAGCAAACCCGACCCCGGGCAATATGAAGGGTGGCCTTTCTACTCTCGAGGAGAAGGCCCTCGGAGGCATCTCCAAGGGGGGATCAGGACCTATTAACCAGGTTGTTGGATATGGCGAGATCCCGTCTGAAAATGGCCTCGTCATTATGGATACGCCTGGATATGACATCGAGAGCGTGTCGGGCATGGCCGTTGGCGGTGCACAGGTCTGTATCTTTACGAGCGGACGCGGTAACCCCGTGGGCAATGCTCTCATTCCCGTGATTAAGGTTACGGGTAACCCCGAGACGTACGAATCGATGAAGGATAACACCGATCTTGATACCTCTGGTGTTATCGATGGCTCTGACACAATCGATTCTCTTGGCGAGAAGCTGTACGGCATTCTCGAAGATGTGTGCAACGGCATGCCCTGCAAGTCCGAGGCTTACGGGTTCGATGACTTTGCGGTCTATCACAACGAGGAGATTTGGTGTACCTGCGACCTTTCGTAG